From the Montipora capricornis isolate CH-2021 chromosome 2, ASM3666992v2, whole genome shotgun sequence genome, one window contains:
- the LOC138038420 gene encoding uncharacterized protein, protein MTSHDQKQNGNVPQSNIIEKSISKGMTNVTLGGGKQRVIIQSDDPQLTSAEEDSAIIKTSQSKNNFCRGLLLVWGCGEFGQHGHGHKEDVLCADALGSPLWLGQDRQVVKVACGSSHTLVLTDDNKIYGWGNSNSGQLGMGNSETNLQPRVLHLAVSSGTKLAGIACGTRHSFIWTQQGDCFSFGNNYSGQLGYDFRKPDFKENQLHPLFVDTLLHRQVSEVACGARHSVFLFTNGQVAAVGVNSRGQIGCGDTVDVVCPKTVLDLSPISVIACGDSHTLAADVGGHVYAWGYGKACGSKTDLLSPRCVYSSHEDDAVIDLAGGDSHSLILLSSGAVYSWGNNFEGQLGQGKIVKFVSEPREICHSLLPAKVVSIAVGETTCAAVTDDGELYMWGKNSSHVIRDDENSRFFQFEPRLVPLGVWRALKVSCGSWHITCVVSAPPKNNLNKSITSTVSFTASREACEVSALYTKPNQDSDFIEYELCTEDGRTMCLKDESCHCCDQGTFIGRKMNCGFNDSISCGELKDSGKQIGREDYASTFHDFELRFCGSDKRKDGLSSLNDSTNTYLLTDCDFEEKPSRGYKYVFKPDAHSNVDISEVFKGGITEEKEGIKSDAQLISEVKKDDIMSSTSIQSAGGVSRNSNNLLSCGQVLPKELYYLNLSTVADLEKPQELTCERNRKAIVEEKPVDTCPFSGEKDNRSPIPDVSLALRSRSLENFTFCYKSEGSERGSRQNRAFSTHASSVGHLNRERRPARMLRRTSSETEYHLPNQPVHTVDIGLPASVLQPHPPMDRTQSSPSLFSSNLIMSPCTQRKKRSLPAEPPRLPLVATVNDGSLPPRPPARYNRRFLQVNPVFSSATSWRKRK, encoded by the exons ATGACGAGTCATGATCAAAAGCAGAACGGAAATGTGCCTCAGTCAAACATCATAGAAAAAAGTATATCCAAAGGAATGACTAATGTTACCCTTGGAGGTGGTAAACAAAGAGTGATTATACAAAGCGATGATCCTCAGTTGACTAGTGCTGAGGAAGATTCTGCTATTATAAAGACTTCCCAatcgaaaaacaatttttgtagaGGGCTCCTTTTGGTGTGGGGCTGTGGAGAATTTGGCCAGCATGGCCATGGGCATAAAGAAGATGTCCTTTGTGCTGATGCTCTGGGAAGTCCCTTGTGGCTGGGACAAGACAGGCAAGTGGTTAAGGTTGCTTGTGGATCAAGTCACACTCTAGTTCTCACAG ACGATAACAAAATCTACGGTTGGGGAAACAGTAACAGTGGCCAGCTGGGAATGGGAAACTCTGAAACCAACCTTCAACCAAGAGTACTTCACCTAGCTGTATCATCAGGTACCAAGTTGGCAGGTATCGCTTGTGGGACAAGGCACAGTTTCATATGGACGCAACAGGGAGACTGTTTTAGTTTTGGCAACAACTACAGTGGGCAGTTGGGCTATGATTTTAGAAAACCTGATTTCAAGGAAAATCAG CTGCATCCATTGTTTGTGGACACTCTGCTACATCGTCAAGTATCCGAAGTGGCCTGTGGTGCTCGTCATTCTGtgtttttgtttacaaatgGACAAGTGGCAGCTGTAGGAGTAAACAGCAGAGGTCAAATTGGATGTGGAGACACAGTAGATGTTGTTTGTCCCAAGACTGTCTTAGATTTGTCTCCAATCTCTGTTATTGCATGTGGCGACAGTCATACTCTGGCAGCAGATG TTGGTGGGCATGTATATGCTTGGGGATACGGTAAAGCATGTGGTTCCAAAACAGACCTTTTGTCTCCGCGCTGTGTGTATTCAAGCCATGAAGATGATGCGGTTATTGATTTGGCTGGTGGGGATTCCCACTCACTTATTCTGCTTTCAAGTGGTGCTGTTTATTCTTGGGGCAACAATTTTGAG GGTCAACTGGGACAAGGAAAGATAGTGAAGTTTGTAAGTGAACCAAGGGAAATATGCCACTCATTGCTTCCTGCAAAGGTTGTCAGTATAGCTGTGGGTGAGACCACGTGTGCTGCAGTCACTG ATGATGGCGAATTGTACATGTGGGGAAAAAATTCTAGCCATGTAATTCGTGACGATGAAAACAGCAGGTTTTTCCAGTTTGAGCCACGCCTTGTGCCTTTGGGAGTATGGAGAGCTTTAAAA GTTTCTTGCGGGTCGTGGCACATTACCTGTGTGGTGTCTGCCCCTCCCAAAAACAACTTGAACAAGTCCATAACAAGCACAGTCTCATTTACTGCATCTCGTGAAGCTTGTGAAGTCTCCGCACTTTACACGAAACCAAACCAAGACAGTGATTTCATTGAATATGAACTATGTACTGAAGATGGAAGAACAATGTGTCTTAAAGACGAGTCCTGTCATTGTTGTGATCAGGGAACTTTCATTGGCAGAAAAATGAATTGTGGTTTTAATGACAGTATTTCCTGTGGTGAATTAAAAGATAGTGGAAAGCAAATAGGACGAGAAGATTATGCAAGTACTTTCCATGATTTTGAGTTAAGATTTTGCGGTTCGGACAAAAGGAAAGATGGTCTTTCTTCTTTGAATGATTCAACTAACACTTATCTCTTGACAGATTGTGACTTTGAAGAAAAGCCTTCTAGGGGCTATAAATATGTGTTTAAACCCGACGCCCATTCGAATGTGGACATTAGCGAGGTTTTTAAAGGCGGTATTACAGAGGAAAAGGAAGGCATCAAGTCTGATGCACAGTTAATTTCCGAAGTAAAGAAGGATGACATAATGTCATCAACAAGTATTCAATCAGCAGGAGGGGTTAGCCGCAATTCAAACAATCTTCTGTCTTGTGGACAGGTTTTGCCCAAGGAATTGTATTACTTAAATTTGTCAACCGTCGCTGACCTCGAAAAACCACAGGAATTAACTTGTGAGAGAAACAGGAAAGCGATAGTAGAGGAAAAACCAGTGGATACTTGTCCTTTTTCGGGAGAGAAAGACAACCGTAGTCCTATTCCGGACGTTTCATTGGCTCTTCGCAGTCGATCCCTAGAAAATTTTACATTCTGCTATAAAAGTGAAGGTTCAGAAAGAGGATCAAGACAAAATCGAGCTTTTTCTACTCACGCTTCTTCCGTAGGGCACTTAAATCGAGAGAGGAGACCTGCGAGAATGCTTCGCCGGACATCCTCTGAGACG GAGTACCATCTACCCAATCAGCCTGTGCACACAGTGGACATTGGACTGCCAGCTTCCGTTCTTCAACCTCACCCTCCTATGGATCGAACTCAATCTAGTCCCAGTCTCTTCTCATCGAACTTAATTATGAGTCCATGCACTCAGCGAAAGAAACGTTCGTTACCGGCAGAGCCACCCAGACTACCATTAGTTGCAACTGTTAATGACGGCAGTCTCCCTCCCAGGCCCCCTGCTCGCTATAATAGGCGTTTTCTTCAGGTTAATCCCGTATTCTCATCCGCGACATCGTGGAGAAAGAGAAAGTAA
- the LOC138038421 gene encoding uncharacterized protein, with protein sequence MMDSGDTAFLSSLLSIARDLTGEDFENLKFLCQGTVPANRLENVSRPRELFLELIHCCDLSEENKDPLSSLLFHIARHDLRNRLLDIEGGAVTRAFTYWGGIPCNVPNFVGRKGQCSAVLEKLAPNGCCRIISITGPPGFGKSAIAIQVGHELIAQRKATVYYVSLRDLGSLNSMANSLLGALQIVASREPIRQAKRYLQTITKHSVIILDNAEDLLFPQVKDEFCNFIEDVAETASHVKILITSRQSITFFSVEMFQLRLDSLCPDHGKELLLLLDPNVTEDDAKQLAHHCGGVPLVLRTTGALLAKGVDAKALINEFEMSPVSTLKSFSLNSLSHNHQLFNCLGICFDRLGADQQVALITLTVFPTTFTASDAHFLFRDRSKYNLEMLLQNLVDNSMLQFDHLSKQYYVHSIIQSFCLDQALPEANNLSPTYKEAQKLFNIHYLVMLKELYSLFLSMECLKAFEMFLINRRNIRQVLNNSLVDPDLQEMCIDTAIAVCPFLAKMLRKEKFLSVYGKFTSLCKANKDKKRHSDCLTAEAYCILSHCACHLPCPSAVARFREADRLQRELGDDKSAMRAICLSKLGRCHGQSKDLEQAIPLIQRAIEITENLKDRIFVAVGYKDIGAAYAFNGAHWEANKIRKEKSLPVYLELLGDHPFTATLMEGMGASYLALEDYDNSIKYIREALRMRKQFLGDHQETARSYHDLGKVLAVQGNLAEALAVLRSALEIQDKALGNHQETTRSHREIAHVLKKLGRHEEARTEELMAEQRTLSIDDPQPEN encoded by the exons ATGATGGATTCAGGAGACACTGCGTTTCTGTCTTCGCTTCTCTCGATTGCCCGAGATCTCACTGGGGAGGATTTTGAAAACCTGAAGTTTCTTTGTCAGGGAACGGTACCAGCGAATCGGCTTGAAAATGTTAGTCGTCCCCGTGAACTATTTCTTGAGTTAATACACTGCTGTGACCTTAGCGAGGAGAATAAAGATCCGCTTTCTTCATTACTCTTTCACATTGCTCGGCATGACCTCAGGAATCGACTGCTAGACATTGAAG gTGGTGCTGTAACAAGAGCTTTCACCTACTGGGGTGGAATtccttgcaatgttccaaattttGTTGGTCGAAAAGGACAGTGTTCTGCTGTTCTAGAAAAACTTGCTCCAAATGGCTGTTGCAGGATTATATCCATCACAGGTCCACCTGGCTTTGGCAAGTCTGCTATTGCTATACAAGTAGGACATGAACTTATTGCACAAAGGAAAGCGACGGTGTATTATGTTTCGTTAAGAGACTTAGGATCATTAAACAGTATGGCTAATTCCCTTCTTGGTGCTCTTCAAATTGTAGCTAGCAGAGAACCTATACGACAAGCAAAGCGTTATCTGCAAACCATAACCAAGCATTCTGTTATCATTCTTGACAATGCAGAAGATTTGCTGTTTCCTCAGGTGAAAGATGAATTTTGTAACTTTATTGAAGATGTTGCAGAAACTGCTTCTCATGTCAAAATTTTGATTACCTCCCGCCAGTcaataacatttttttctgtAGAAATGTTTCAACTGCGTCTAGATTCCCTTTGCCCAGATCATGGAAAAGAGTTACTATTGCTGCTGGATCCCAATGTCACTGAAGATGATGCGAAACAACTTGCTCACCACTGTGGTGGAGTGCCATTAGTACTTCGAACTACGGGAGCTCTCCTTGCAAAGGGAGTTGATGCTAAGGCACTGATCAACGAATTTGAAATGAGCCCAGTTTCAACTCTTAAGTCATTTAGTCTTAATTCACTGTCCCATAACCATCAACTATTCAACTGTCTTGGAATCTGCTTTGACAGGCTTGGTGCTGATCAGCAAGTGGCTCTTATAACTTTGACTGTGTTCCCAACGACATTTACAGCCTCAGATGCCCATTTTCTTTTCAGGGACCGTTCTAAATATAACTTGGAAATGTTGCTTCAAAATCTTGTTGATAATTCCATGCTTCAGTTTGATCACTTGTCTAAACAGTATTATGTTCACAGTATTATCCAGTCTTTTTGCCTTGATCAAGCTCTCCCAGAAGCTAATAATTTGTCTCCAACTTATAAAGAAGCTCAAAAGCTATTCAATATTCACTATTTAGTGATGTTGAAAGAGCTCTATTCTCTTTTTCTGAGCATGGAATGCCTCAAGGCTTTTGAGATGTTTCTGATCAATCGTCGAAACATCAGGCAGGTTTTGAATAACTCTTTGGTTGACCCAGACTTGCAAGAAATGTGCATTGACACAGCAATTGCTGTTTGCCCTTTCTTAGCCAAGATGCTACGTAAAGAAaagtttctttcagtttacGGTAAATTCACATCCCTCTGTAAagcaaacaaagacaaaaagcGTCACAGTGATTGTTTGACTGCAGAAGCATACTGCATCCTTTCTCACTGTGCTTGTCACCTTCCTTGTCCATCTGCTGTGGCCCGCTTCAGAGAGGCAGACAGGTTACAAAGAGAGCTTGGAGATGATAAGTCAGCCATGCGTGCGATTTGTTTGAGTAAACTTGGTCGCTGTCATGGACAGTCAAAGGATCTTGAGCAAGCTATTCCACTTATCCAAAGAGCCATTGAGATCACAGAGAACCTCAAGGATAGGATTTTTGTTGCTGTTGGGTACAAAGATATTGGAG CTGCCTATGCGTTCAATGGTGCTCATTGGGAAGCAAATAAAATACGGAAAGAGAAGTCACTTCCAGTGTATCTTGAGTTGCTTGGTGACCATCCTTTCACTGCAACTTTAATGGAAGGCATGGGAGCATCGTACTTGGCCCTTGAAGACTATGACAATTCAATTAAGTACATTCGTGAGGCATTGCGCATGAGGAAACAATTTCTCGGTGATCACCAAGAAACTGCACGCTCATATCATGATCTTGGAAag